A portion of the Streptomyces sp. YPW6 genome contains these proteins:
- a CDS encoding carbohydrate ABC transporter permease yields the protein MKTPSHAAAPARPRSAGATHPPGDARPAGRGPREPLRRKIADQATAYGFLVGGLLCFILFSWYPAIRSVIIAFQKYTPGSDPQWVGTANFTRVFQDPEFTAAWRNTLTFTVLALVIGFAIPFVMALVLNELRHAKAFFRVVVYLPVMIPPVVSALLWKWFYDPGAGLANEVLGFLHLPTSNWTNGADTALVSLVIVATWANMGGTVLIYLAALQGIPGELYEAAELDGASVLQRVLHVTIPQTRFIILMLMLLQVIATMQVFTEPFVITGGGPENSTVTVLYLIYKYAFLYNDFGGASALSVMLLLVLSAFSALYLRLTRTD from the coding sequence ATGAAGACCCCCTCCCACGCCGCAGCGCCCGCACGACCGCGGTCCGCCGGTGCGACGCATCCCCCGGGGGACGCGCGCCCGGCGGGCCGCGGGCCCCGGGAACCGCTGCGCCGGAAGATCGCCGACCAGGCCACCGCGTACGGCTTCCTGGTCGGCGGGCTGCTCTGCTTCATCCTGTTCTCGTGGTACCCGGCGATCCGGTCGGTGATCATCGCGTTCCAGAAGTACACACCCGGCTCCGACCCCCAGTGGGTCGGCACCGCGAACTTCACCCGGGTCTTCCAGGACCCCGAGTTCACCGCCGCCTGGCGCAACACGCTCACCTTCACGGTGCTCGCCCTGGTCATCGGGTTCGCCATTCCCTTCGTCATGGCGCTCGTCCTCAACGAACTGCGGCACGCCAAAGCGTTCTTCCGGGTCGTCGTCTACCTCCCCGTGATGATCCCGCCGGTCGTCAGCGCCCTGCTGTGGAAGTGGTTCTACGATCCGGGCGCGGGCCTGGCCAACGAGGTGCTCGGCTTCCTCCACCTGCCCACGTCGAACTGGACCAACGGCGCCGACACCGCGCTCGTCTCGCTGGTCATCGTCGCCACCTGGGCCAACATGGGCGGCACCGTCCTCATCTACCTCGCAGCCCTCCAGGGCATACCCGGCGAACTGTACGAGGCGGCCGAGCTCGACGGCGCGTCCGTCCTGCAGCGCGTCCTGCACGTCACGATCCCGCAGACCCGCTTCATCATCCTGATGCTGATGCTCCTTCAGGTGATCGCGACGATGCAGGTGTTCACCGAACCCTTCGTCATCACCGGCGGCGGACCGGAGAACTCCACCGTCACGGTGCTCTACCTGATCTACAAGTACGCCTTCCTCTACAACGACTTCGGCGGTGCGTCCGCCCTCAGCGTGATGCTCCTGCTGGTGCTCAGCGCGTTCTCCGCCCTGTATCTGCGACTCACCCGCACCGACTGA
- a CDS encoding carbohydrate ABC transporter permease encodes MTRTAPAPVKKPPAPRGKKIADAPAARSVRTVISPLALAGRRGKVTYWSVFTLVVLLFAFAFLFPVYWMVTGAMKPPAEVVRTPPTLVPEQWQLSGYTDAWDLMRLPTHLWNTVVQATGAWVLQIVFCTAAAYALSKLRPAFGNVILGGILATLMVPVQALVVPKYLTIADLPLIHVNLLNDPLAIWLPAVANAFNLYLLKRFFDQIPRDVLEAAEIDGAGRLRTLWSIVLPLSRPVLGVVSIFALVAVWQDFLWPLMVFSDTEKQPISVALVQLSQNVPLTVLIAAMVIASIPMVLMFLVFQRHIIAGISAGSTKG; translated from the coding sequence ATGACCCGGACAGCTCCGGCCCCGGTAAAGAAGCCGCCCGCTCCCCGCGGCAAGAAGATCGCAGACGCCCCGGCCGCCCGCTCCGTACGCACCGTCATCTCGCCGCTGGCGCTCGCCGGGCGCCGGGGCAAGGTCACGTACTGGTCGGTGTTCACCCTCGTCGTCCTGCTCTTCGCGTTCGCGTTCCTCTTCCCCGTCTACTGGATGGTCACGGGAGCGATGAAACCGCCCGCGGAAGTGGTGCGCACCCCACCCACCCTCGTCCCCGAGCAGTGGCAGCTCAGCGGCTACACCGACGCCTGGGACCTGATGCGGCTCCCGACCCACCTGTGGAACACGGTGGTCCAGGCCACCGGCGCCTGGGTGCTGCAGATCGTCTTCTGCACCGCGGCCGCCTACGCCCTGTCCAAACTCAGGCCGGCCTTCGGCAACGTGATCCTCGGCGGCATCCTCGCCACCCTCATGGTCCCGGTGCAGGCCCTCGTCGTACCGAAGTACCTCACCATCGCCGACCTGCCGCTGATCCACGTCAACCTGCTCAACGACCCGCTGGCCATCTGGCTGCCGGCCGTCGCGAACGCCTTCAACCTCTATCTGCTCAAACGGTTCTTCGACCAGATCCCGCGTGACGTCCTGGAAGCCGCCGAGATCGACGGCGCGGGCAGACTGCGCACCCTCTGGTCCATCGTCCTGCCTCTGTCGAGACCCGTCCTGGGCGTCGTGTCGATCTTCGCGCTGGTCGCCGTGTGGCAGGACTTCCTGTGGCCGCTGATGGTCTTCTCCGACACCGAGAAGCAGCCCATCAGCGTGGCCCTCGTGCAGCTCTCGCAGAACGTCCCGCTGACCGTGCTCATCGCAGCCATGGTCATCGCGAGCATCCCGATGGTCCTGATGTTCCTCGTCTTCCAACGGCACATCATCGCCGGAATCAGCGCGGGCAGCACGAAGGGCTGA
- a CDS encoding LysE/ArgO family amino acid transporter, producing the protein MTNALTAAAAGFGTGLSLIVAIGAQNALVLRQGVRRDGVLAVVGICALSDAVLITLGVAGVGAVVVAWPSALTVVGLLGGLFLIAYGLLAARRVLRPSALHAADAPAASRRGVVLTCLAMTWLNPHVYLDTVFLLGSVAADQGALRWTFGLGATLASLCWFAALGYGARLLSGVLARPSAWRVLDGLVAVMMIGLGTKLALGA; encoded by the coding sequence ATGACGAACGCCCTGACCGCCGCGGCCGCCGGATTCGGTACCGGCCTCTCCCTCATCGTCGCCATCGGCGCCCAGAACGCCCTGGTGCTGCGCCAGGGCGTCCGGCGCGACGGCGTGCTCGCGGTGGTCGGCATCTGCGCCCTGTCCGACGCCGTCCTCATCACCCTGGGAGTCGCCGGCGTCGGCGCGGTCGTCGTCGCCTGGCCCTCGGCGCTGACCGTCGTGGGGCTGCTCGGCGGCCTGTTCCTGATCGCCTACGGGCTGCTCGCGGCCCGCCGGGTGCTGCGCCCGTCCGCCCTGCACGCGGCGGACGCCCCGGCCGCGTCGCGCCGGGGCGTCGTACTGACCTGTCTGGCGATGACCTGGCTCAATCCGCATGTGTACCTGGACACCGTGTTCCTGCTCGGCTCCGTCGCCGCCGACCAGGGGGCCCTGCGCTGGACCTTCGGCCTCGGCGCGACCCTCGCCAGCCTGTGCTGGTTCGCGGCGCTGGGGTACGGCGCCCGGCTGCTGAGCGGAGTCCTCGCACGGCCCTCCGCGTGGCGGGTGCTGGACGGGCTGGTCGCGGTGATGATGATCGGCCTCGGTACGAAACTGGCGCTCGGCGCCTGA
- a CDS encoding endo alpha-1,4 polygalactosaminidase, which produces MSQPTVRPPLRRKRVLTVLACGFAVVAGAGLLVSCGAATDSAPEAAPEVVPPTANATFDYQIGGPYTPPSGVEAVSRDRGARPVEGLYNVCYVNAFQAQPDALGWWEKNHPDLLLRDADGEPVDDEAWGEAVLDTSTAGKRTRLAKIVGDWIDGCAASGFQAVEPDNLDSYERSDGLLTPADNTAFAKLLADRAHAAGLAIGQKNSADLLGRRKEIGFDFAVVEECGRYDECAGYASAYEGRVFVVEYTAGAFEEACSSVGEGVSVVRRDLDIVPEGRPGYVFRTC; this is translated from the coding sequence ATGTCCCAGCCCACCGTCCGGCCTCCGCTCCGCCGCAAGCGCGTCCTCACCGTCCTGGCCTGCGGGTTCGCGGTCGTGGCGGGAGCGGGCCTGCTCGTGTCCTGCGGCGCCGCCACCGACTCCGCGCCCGAGGCGGCGCCGGAGGTCGTGCCGCCCACGGCGAACGCGACCTTCGACTACCAGATCGGCGGGCCGTACACCCCGCCCTCCGGGGTCGAGGCCGTCTCCCGGGACCGGGGCGCCCGGCCCGTCGAGGGCCTCTACAACGTCTGTTACGTCAACGCCTTCCAGGCCCAGCCCGACGCCCTGGGCTGGTGGGAGAAGAACCACCCGGATCTGCTGCTGCGCGACGCCGACGGCGAGCCGGTCGACGACGAGGCCTGGGGCGAGGCGGTGCTCGACACTTCGACGGCGGGCAAGCGCACCCGGCTGGCGAAGATCGTCGGTGACTGGATCGACGGCTGCGCGGCGTCCGGATTCCAGGCGGTGGAGCCGGACAACCTCGATTCCTACGAGCGTTCCGACGGCCTGCTGACCCCGGCGGACAACACGGCGTTCGCGAAGCTCCTGGCCGACCGCGCGCACGCGGCGGGCCTGGCGATCGGCCAGAAGAACAGCGCGGACCTGCTGGGGCGGCGGAAGGAGATCGGGTTCGACTTCGCGGTCGTCGAAGAGTGCGGCCGCTACGACGAGTGCGCCGGCTACGCCTCCGCGTACGAGGGCAGGGTTTTCGTCGTCGAGTACACCGCGGGCGCCTTCGAAGAGGCGTGTTCGTCCGTGGGGGAGGGCGTCTCCGTGGTGCGCCGGGATCTCGACATCGTCCCGGAGGGGCGGCCGGGATACGTGTTCCGGACCTGCTAG
- a CDS encoding VOC family protein → MTEAEQSTPVHGIPCWVSLLTRDLRAAQDFYGTVLGWTFRSGTLGEGFSVAHVDGLPVAGIAQIAPGLPTAVSWTPYFAVSDVDTAAARVRERGGTIAVGPIRIGPGRGAMAADREGAAFGFWEGRTPPWSFGRDSAPASLELRTSHAFDSAIFYAEVFGWASEEPGGCEVGYAYRQDAVVVRQGGRTVATLRGGGDASSPDPRLHPRWHVRFQVEDLEAAAEAARAAGGTAGPPVDSPADGSEAVIRDPDGGIFTVCAHPA, encoded by the coding sequence ATGACCGAGGCAGAGCAGAGCACCCCGGTGCACGGCATCCCGTGCTGGGTCAGTCTCCTGACCCGGGACCTGCGGGCCGCCCAGGACTTCTACGGGACCGTTCTGGGGTGGACCTTCCGCTCGGGCACCCTCGGCGAGGGCTTCTCCGTCGCCCACGTCGACGGCCTGCCCGTCGCCGGCATCGCGCAGATCGCCCCGGGCCTGCCCACGGCCGTCTCCTGGACCCCGTACTTCGCCGTCTCGGACGTCGACACCGCCGCGGCCCGCGTCCGGGAGAGGGGCGGCACCATCGCTGTCGGCCCGATCCGGATCGGGCCCGGCCGGGGAGCGATGGCGGCCGACCGGGAAGGGGCCGCGTTCGGCTTCTGGGAAGGCAGGACTCCACCCTGGTCGTTCGGCCGCGACAGCGCACCGGCCTCTCTCGAACTCCGCACCAGCCACGCCTTCGACTCAGCGATCTTCTACGCCGAGGTGTTCGGCTGGGCCTCCGAGGAACCCGGCGGCTGTGAAGTCGGCTACGCCTACCGGCAGGACGCGGTCGTCGTCCGGCAGGGCGGCCGCACCGTGGCCACCCTGCGCGGCGGCGGGGACGCCTCGTCCCCCGACCCCCGGCTGCACCCCCGATGGCACGTCCGTTTCCAGGTCGAGGACCTGGAGGCCGCCGCCGAGGCCGCCCGCGCGGCGGGCGGAACGGCCGGCCCGCCGGTGGACTCGCCCGCCGACGGGAGCGAAGCGGTGATCAGGGACCCCGACGGCGGCATCTTCACCGTCTGCGCCCACCCGGCGTAG
- a CDS encoding lysophospholipid acyltransferase family protein has protein sequence MLSRIASAVVPSLGHLTVTSDHATAPAAGSIIVANHASLADPGIVLAALLRLGVEPVVMATAGLWRIPVLGRLLRHGGHVPVHRNSRRAADALDAAAVALGEGRRLLIYGEGRLPSRLDAAEAPPEGFRSGLARLAHASGAPVVPLGQAGARRVTSGRRAKQISGLLTAPARRPRLHVHIGSPLHLPPEVETATATARAAVTAAWRTAAHHLGEPATLTGR, from the coding sequence GTGCTCAGCCGTATCGCCTCCGCCGTCGTCCCCTCGCTCGGACACCTCACCGTCACGTCCGACCACGCAACGGCCCCTGCCGCTGGCAGCATCATCGTCGCCAACCACGCCTCCCTGGCCGACCCGGGCATCGTCCTCGCCGCACTGCTGCGCCTCGGCGTCGAACCCGTCGTCATGGCCACCGCCGGCCTGTGGCGCATCCCGGTTCTCGGCCGTCTCCTGCGCCACGGCGGCCACGTGCCCGTGCACCGCAACAGCCGGCGGGCGGCGGACGCCCTCGACGCGGCCGCCGTCGCGCTCGGGGAGGGGCGCCGCCTGCTGATCTACGGCGAAGGACGACTGCCCAGCCGCCTGGACGCGGCCGAGGCTCCGCCGGAAGGCTTCCGCAGCGGCCTCGCCCGCCTCGCGCACGCGTCCGGGGCCCCCGTCGTACCGCTCGGACAGGCGGGCGCCCGCCGGGTGACCTCGGGCCGGCGCGCCAAGCAGATCTCCGGTCTCCTCACCGCCCCGGCCCGCCGCCCCCGCCTCCACGTCCACATCGGCTCCCCGCTCCACCTCCCGCCGGAGGTGGAGACGGCGACCGCCACGGCACGCGCAGCCGTCACCGCCGCCTGGCGCACCGCCGCTCACCACCTCGGCGAACCCGCGACGCTCACCGGACGCTGA
- a CDS encoding alpha/beta fold hydrolase → MTQFILVAGAWLGSWAWRDVEPDLRAAGHGVHPLTLSGLAEKQGVAAGLQRHVQDIVDEVERLDLRDVVLVGHSYAGIPVGQAAERIGDRLARVVFVDSNVPVDGESFVTGWPDGRAGVEAAIAANENFWPPPAVADCADQGLTDEQIARFIGGSTPHPGATLTDPAVLERPLGLLPATYVKCLLDWPEPSMEVAELLTSERWRLVTMDTGHWPMFSQPRELARILLDAAESDPAGSGT, encoded by the coding sequence ATGACGCAATTCATCCTCGTGGCAGGGGCCTGGCTCGGTTCGTGGGCATGGCGCGACGTGGAGCCCGACCTGCGCGCGGCAGGTCACGGGGTCCACCCGTTGACGTTGTCGGGGCTCGCCGAGAAGCAGGGCGTGGCGGCGGGGCTGCAGAGGCACGTCCAGGACATCGTCGACGAGGTCGAGCGCCTCGACCTGCGCGATGTGGTGCTCGTCGGCCACAGCTACGCGGGTATCCCGGTCGGACAGGCGGCCGAGCGGATCGGCGACCGGCTCGCCCGTGTGGTCTTCGTCGATTCCAACGTCCCGGTCGACGGGGAGTCGTTCGTCACCGGCTGGCCGGACGGCCGGGCCGGCGTGGAGGCCGCGATCGCCGCCAACGAGAACTTCTGGCCGCCGCCGGCCGTCGCCGACTGCGCGGACCAGGGCCTCACCGACGAGCAGATCGCCCGGTTCATCGGCGGCTCGACCCCCCACCCCGGTGCCACCCTCACGGATCCCGCCGTCCTGGAACGTCCGTTGGGGCTGCTGCCCGCGACGTACGTCAAGTGTCTGCTGGACTGGCCCGAGCCGAGCATGGAGGTGGCCGAGCTGCTGACGAGCGAGCGCTGGCGGCTGGTCACGATGGACACCGGCCACTGGCCGATGTTCTCGCAGCCGCGTGAGCTCGCCCGGATCCTGCTCGACGCGGCGGAGTCGGACCCGGCAGGATCGGGCACATGA
- a CDS encoding LysR family transcriptional regulator ArgP, translating to MMSELPLDQVRTLLAVVDEGTFDAAANVLRLTPSAVSQRVKALEQRTGRVLLMRTKPVRPTESGEVVVRFARQLARLERDARTALGMSGPGEPTLLSIAVNSDSLATWFLPALRRVPQELDLAYELHREDQDHTAALLREGLVMAAVTSSPEAVTGCSVRRLGRMRYLPVASPTFAGRWLAGRADAALRELIGDAPVISFDRRDDLQDAFVRRIAPGARASARRHLVPSSEGFANAVAAGMGWGMVPDVQAEPLLREGRLVLLTPDHTVDVPLHWQQWKLDSPALATVAEAVAAEAAGTLAGGRPTGPGPLRRRAH from the coding sequence ATGATGTCCGAGCTTCCTCTCGATCAGGTGCGCACGCTGCTGGCCGTGGTCGACGAAGGCACCTTCGACGCGGCTGCGAACGTCCTGCGGCTGACGCCGTCGGCGGTCAGCCAGCGGGTGAAGGCACTGGAGCAGCGCACCGGCCGGGTGCTGCTGATGCGGACGAAGCCGGTGCGGCCCACCGAGTCCGGTGAGGTGGTGGTGCGGTTCGCGCGCCAGCTGGCCCGGCTGGAGCGCGACGCGCGGACGGCGCTCGGGATGTCCGGTCCCGGTGAGCCGACCCTCCTGTCGATCGCGGTGAACTCCGATTCCCTGGCGACCTGGTTCCTGCCCGCGCTGCGACGCGTACCGCAGGAGCTGGACCTCGCCTACGAGCTGCACAGGGAGGACCAGGACCATACGGCCGCCCTGCTGCGCGAGGGGCTGGTGATGGCCGCGGTGACCTCGTCGCCGGAGGCGGTGACGGGGTGCTCGGTGCGCAGGCTCGGCCGGATGCGGTATCTGCCGGTGGCCAGCCCCACGTTCGCCGGCCGCTGGCTGGCCGGACGGGCGGACGCCGCACTGCGCGAGCTGATCGGCGACGCCCCGGTGATCAGCTTCGACCGGCGCGACGACCTGCAGGACGCCTTCGTGCGCCGGATCGCCCCCGGGGCCCGGGCGAGCGCCCGGCGTCATCTGGTGCCCAGTTCGGAGGGGTTCGCGAACGCCGTGGCCGCGGGCATGGGCTGGGGCATGGTGCCCGACGTCCAGGCGGAGCCCCTGCTGCGCGAGGGGCGGCTGGTGCTGCTCACCCCCGACCACACCGTGGACGTCCCCCTGCACTGGCAGCAGTGGAAGCTGGACTCCCCGGCCCTGGCGACCGTGGCCGAGGCGGTGGCGGCGGAGGCCGCCGGGACGCTCGCGGGCGGGCGGCCGACCGGCCCCGGCCCTCTTCGCCGTCGGGCCCACTGA
- a CDS encoding NADP-dependent oxidoreductase — translation MTKNESMRAISQSVYGGPEVLQEVRLPRPVAGPSQIVVAVRAAGVNPTDWKHRGDAMFLDRLPLVLGWDVSGVVESVGFGVTLFKPGDEVFGMLPYPYGVGSHAEFAVGPARAFAHKPGDVDHVQAAALPLAALTARQALVDTADVRPGQRVLIHAAAGGVGHLAVQIAKSLGAYVIGTASAAKHDFVRGLGADEVVDYRTVDFGDAVSEVDMVLDPLAGATRTRSLDVLRRGGTLVSLLPGGDRGEAEKAAAREIRVENLLVEADHAGMEAIADLVRAGELRAHVEAAFPLAEAAKAHALGETGRTTGKLVLVVA, via the coding sequence ATGACGAAGAACGAGAGCATGCGCGCCATCAGCCAGAGCGTCTACGGAGGTCCCGAGGTACTCCAGGAGGTCCGCCTCCCCCGGCCCGTGGCGGGACCGAGCCAGATCGTGGTCGCCGTCCGGGCCGCCGGAGTGAACCCCACGGACTGGAAGCACCGGGGCGACGCGATGTTCCTGGACCGGCTGCCGCTCGTGCTGGGCTGGGACGTGTCCGGGGTCGTCGAGTCGGTGGGCTTCGGGGTGACCCTCTTCAAGCCGGGCGACGAGGTGTTCGGCATGCTGCCCTACCCGTACGGGGTCGGCTCCCACGCCGAGTTCGCGGTCGGCCCGGCCCGGGCCTTCGCCCACAAGCCTGGGGACGTCGACCACGTGCAGGCCGCCGCCCTCCCGCTCGCCGCGCTCACCGCCCGCCAGGCGCTCGTCGACACGGCGGACGTCCGCCCCGGGCAGCGGGTGCTGATCCACGCGGCCGCCGGCGGTGTCGGACACCTCGCCGTACAGATCGCCAAGTCGCTGGGCGCGTACGTCATCGGCACCGCGAGCGCCGCCAAGCACGACTTCGTGCGCGGGCTGGGGGCGGACGAGGTCGTCGACTACCGCACCGTGGACTTCGGGGACGCGGTGAGCGAGGTCGACATGGTGCTCGATCCCCTGGCGGGGGCCACGCGGACACGGTCGCTGGACGTCCTGCGGCGGGGAGGCACGCTCGTGTCGCTGCTGCCGGGCGGCGACCGGGGCGAGGCGGAGAAGGCCGCCGCACGGGAGATCCGGGTGGAGAACCTGCTGGTCGAGGCGGATCACGCGGGCATGGAGGCCATCGCGGATCTGGTCCGGGCCGGTGAGCTGCGCGCCCATGTCGAGGCGGCGTTCCCGTTGGCCGAGGCGGCGAAGGCGCACGCGCTGGGCGAGACGGGCCGCACCACCGGCAAGCTCGTCCTCGTGGTGGCGTAG
- a CDS encoding glycoside hydrolase family 13 protein — protein sequence MEGSLLAADDWWRSAVIYQVYVRSFADGDGDGTGDLTGVRSRLPYLAQLGVDALWFTPWYLSPMADGGYDVADYRAIDPAFGNLAEAEKLIAEAREAGIRTIIDIVPNHVSDQHVWFQAALAAGPGSPERELFHFRPGRGAHGELPPNDWESEFGGVPWTRVEDGEWYLHLFATEQPDLNWAHPAVRQEHEDVLRFWFERGVAGVRIDSAALVAKDPGLPDLEGHQGPHPYVDRDELHGIYRSWRAIADEFDGIFVGEVWLPDAERFARYLRPDELHTAFNFAFLSCPWDAALLRRAIDDTLAEHAPVGAPATWVLCNHDITRTVTRYGREDTGFSFTAKAFGVPSDLELGTRRARAAALLSLALPGSVYLYQGEELGLPEADVPLDRIQDPMYFRSQGRAPGRDGCRTPLPWAAGEPFAGFGSTAEPWLPLPADWPSRAADLQERDPHSMLALYREALRRRRSLTALHTEPLRWLSEEPGLLMFARGERLVCAVNLAEQPAELPAHTEVLLTSGPLGAGGRLPRDTAVWLAV from the coding sequence ATGGAAGGCAGCCTGCTCGCCGCCGACGACTGGTGGCGCTCGGCCGTCATCTACCAGGTCTACGTCCGCAGCTTCGCCGACGGCGACGGGGACGGCACCGGCGATCTGACGGGCGTACGGTCCCGGCTGCCCTACCTGGCCCAGCTCGGCGTCGACGCGCTCTGGTTCACCCCCTGGTACCTGTCCCCGATGGCGGACGGCGGATACGACGTCGCCGACTACCGGGCCATCGACCCCGCCTTCGGCAACCTCGCCGAGGCCGAGAAGCTCATCGCCGAAGCCCGTGAGGCAGGCATCCGCACCATCATCGACATCGTCCCCAACCACGTCTCCGACCAGCACGTCTGGTTCCAGGCGGCACTCGCCGCGGGACCCGGCAGCCCGGAGCGCGAACTCTTCCACTTCCGTCCCGGCCGGGGCGCCCACGGCGAACTGCCCCCCAACGACTGGGAGAGCGAGTTCGGGGGAGTGCCCTGGACCCGCGTCGAGGACGGCGAGTGGTACCTCCACCTCTTCGCCACCGAACAGCCCGACCTCAACTGGGCGCACCCCGCCGTACGCCAGGAACACGAGGACGTCCTGCGCTTCTGGTTCGAGAGGGGCGTCGCCGGGGTACGCATCGACTCCGCCGCGCTCGTCGCCAAGGACCCGGGCCTCCCCGACCTCGAAGGACACCAGGGGCCCCACCCGTACGTCGACCGGGACGAGCTCCACGGCATCTACCGGAGCTGGCGCGCCATCGCCGACGAGTTCGACGGCATCTTCGTCGGCGAGGTCTGGCTGCCCGACGCGGAGCGCTTCGCCCGCTACCTCCGCCCCGACGAACTGCACACCGCCTTCAACTTCGCCTTCCTCAGCTGCCCCTGGGACGCCGCACTGCTGCGCCGCGCCATCGACGACACCCTCGCCGAACACGCCCCCGTCGGCGCCCCCGCCACCTGGGTCCTCTGCAACCACGACATCACCCGCACCGTCACCCGCTACGGCCGCGAGGACACCGGATTCAGCTTCACGGCCAAGGCGTTCGGCGTCCCGAGCGACCTGGAGCTCGGCACCCGCCGTGCCCGCGCAGCCGCCCTCCTCTCGCTCGCCCTGCCCGGCTCGGTCTACCTCTACCAGGGCGAGGAACTGGGCCTGCCCGAGGCCGACGTACCGCTGGACCGTATCCAGGACCCCATGTACTTCCGCTCCCAGGGGCGGGCCCCGGGCCGCGACGGCTGCCGCACCCCGCTGCCCTGGGCGGCCGGTGAACCCTTCGCGGGCTTCGGCTCCACCGCGGAACCCTGGCTGCCGCTGCCCGCCGACTGGCCGTCCCGCGCGGCCGACCTCCAGGAGCGCGACCCCCACTCCATGCTGGCCCTCTACCGTGAGGCCCTGCGACGACGGCGCTCCCTGACCGCACTGCACACCGAGCCGCTGCGCTGGCTGAGCGAGGAACCCGGCCTGCTCATGTTCGCCCGGGGCGAGCGCCTCGTCTGCGCCGTCAACCTCGCGGAACAGCCCGCCGAGCTCCCCGCCCACACCGAGGTCCTCCTCACCAGCGGCCCCCTCGGCGCCGGGGGCCGACTGCCCCGGGACACGGCGGTGTGGCTGGCCGTCTGA
- a CDS encoding ABC transporter substrate-binding protein has product MRSSALRRTCTAAIATALAVTGLAACNSEGDSEADGKTRITVNCWPQPSAKIDHKRFDEDVKTFEKQNPDIDVVAHDAFPCQDPKTFDAKLAGGQMEDVFYTYFTDTERVVSINQAADITEYVKDLKTYKDIAQPLRDAYTVDGKIYGIPRTNYSMGLLYSKPLFTKAGLDPSKPPTTWDEVQAAAKKIAALGDGTVGFAEYSAQNQGGWHFTASIYSQGGAVVSEDGKKATVDTPEGKAVLQNLKDMRWRDDSMGAKQLLIINDTLQMMGSGKLGMYLAAPDNVPRIVKEAGGSYEDLAFAPMPGGKGTLMGGDGYMFNKKATPEQIKAGLKWLEWTFLTPGQGYMNNYARAASDKSPVGLPEPRLFTGATDAEDQELKKASANVPVENYQAFIDGGQQLDMKLEPKHGQQIYAVLDGAVSAVLTKKDADIDALLKDAQSKIDGILARG; this is encoded by the coding sequence ATGAGAAGTTCCGCACTTCGTCGTACCTGCACCGCCGCCATCGCCACCGCACTGGCCGTCACCGGCCTGGCCGCCTGCAACTCCGAGGGCGACAGCGAAGCGGACGGCAAGACGCGCATCACGGTCAACTGCTGGCCCCAGCCGAGTGCGAAGATCGACCACAAGCGGTTCGACGAGGACGTCAAGACGTTCGAGAAGCAGAACCCCGACATCGACGTCGTCGCGCACGACGCCTTCCCGTGCCAGGACCCCAAGACCTTCGACGCGAAGCTCGCCGGCGGTCAGATGGAGGACGTCTTCTACACGTACTTCACCGACACCGAGCGCGTCGTCTCGATCAACCAGGCCGCGGACATCACCGAGTACGTCAAGGACCTCAAGACGTACAAGGACATAGCCCAGCCCCTGCGCGACGCCTACACCGTCGACGGCAAGATCTACGGCATCCCGCGCACGAACTACTCCATGGGCCTGCTCTACAGCAAGCCGCTCTTCACCAAGGCGGGACTCGACCCCAGCAAGCCGCCCACCACGTGGGACGAGGTCCAGGCCGCGGCGAAGAAGATCGCCGCGCTCGGCGACGGGACCGTGGGCTTCGCCGAGTACAGCGCGCAGAACCAGGGCGGCTGGCACTTCACCGCCTCGATCTACTCCCAGGGCGGCGCGGTCGTCAGCGAGGACGGCAAGAAGGCCACGGTCGACACCCCCGAGGGCAAGGCCGTCCTGCAGAACCTCAAGGACATGCGCTGGCGGGACGACTCCATGGGCGCCAAGCAGCTCCTCATCATCAACGACACCCTCCAGATGATGGGCTCCGGCAAGCTCGGCATGTATCTGGCCGCCCCCGACAACGTGCCGCGCATCGTCAAGGAAGCCGGCGGCTCGTACGAGGACCTGGCCTTCGCCCCGATGCCCGGCGGCAAGGGCACCCTCATGGGCGGCGACGGCTACATGTTCAACAAGAAGGCCACCCCCGAGCAGATCAAGGCCGGCCTCAAGTGGCTGGAGTGGACCTTCCTCACTCCGGGCCAGGGCTACATGAACAACTACGCCCGGGCGGCTTCGGACAAGTCCCCGGTGGGCCTGCCCGAGCCCCGGCTGTTCACCGGCGCCACCGACGCCGAGGACCAGGAGCTGAAGAAGGCGTCGGCCAACGTCCCGGTCGAGAACTACCAGGCCTTCATCGACGGCGGCCAGCAGCTCGACATGAAACTGGAGCCCAAGCACGGCCAGCAGATCTACGCGGTTCTCGACGGCGCCGTCTCGGCCGTCCTGACGAAGAAGGACGCGGACATCGACGCCCTGCTCAAGGACGCCCAGTCCAAGATCGACGGAATCCTGGCCCGAGGCTGA